From the Arctopsyche grandis isolate Sample6627 chromosome 11, ASM5162203v2, whole genome shotgun sequence genome, one window contains:
- the LOC143918551 gene encoding uncharacterized protein LOC143918551 has protein sequence MSEIDFNNVLDIDHLILEVKKRPNLYDRKSNQFYNRSLKEKLWVEVCTNVVLNWNGFSDDEKEVLGKEVQKKWRNLKDCFTKELTRQRTYGQSKRKYVHYKELSFLIPYTQEQPTSSTSEGPVETEIQKIDAETEKVGVDAFRRYKKAFLPKIKPRGDTLVEILNKQKKDELDEDRKFAQMLVPMFKNLNEDQKHYARIEILNALHTAKQS, from the exons ATGTCTGAAATCgattttaataatgttttgGACATTGATCATTTGATTCTGGAAGTGAAAAAGCGACCCAATTTATACGACAGGAAATCGAATCAATTCTATAATCGGAGTCTTAAAGAAAAGCTGTGGGTCGAAGTTTGCACGAACGTCGTACTTAATTGGAATGGATTTTCGGACGATGAAAAAGAAGTTTtag GAAAAGAAGTTCAAAAAAAATGGAGAAATCTGAAAGATTGTTTTACAAAGGAGCTTACTAGACAACGAACATATGGTCAATCAAAAAGGAAGTACGTCCACTACAAGGAATTAAGCTTTTTAATCCCATATACTCAAGAACAACCCACCAGTAGTACTTCTGAAGGACCTGTGGAAACAGAAATACAGAAAATTGACGCAGAAACAGAAAAAGTTGGAGTAGATGCTTTCCGACGTTATAAGAAAGCATTTTTGCCAAAGATAAAACCACGTGGAGACACTTTGGTTGAGAtactaaataaacaaaaaaaagatgaaCTTGACGAAGATAGAAAGTTTGCTCAAATGTTAGTTCCAATGTTTAAAAATCTGAACGAGGATCAAAAACATTATGCCAGAATAGAAATTTTAAACGCCCTGCACACAGCAAAGCAATCCTAG